Proteins from a genomic interval of Arvicola amphibius chromosome 17, mArvAmp1.2, whole genome shotgun sequence:
- the LOC119803473 gene encoding 40S ribosomal protein S12-like translates to MAKEGAAAGAAMDVHSALKEVLKIALGHDGLARGIHEAAKALGKRQAHLCVLASNCDKPTYTKLVESLCAEHQINLIKVDDHKKLGEWVGLCKIDRKGKPRKVIGCSCVVVKSYGKESQAKDAIEEYFKCKA, encoded by the coding sequence ATGGCCAAGGAAGGCGCCGCTGCTGGAGCTGCGATGGACGTCCACTCTGCTTTGAAGGAGGTGCTGAAGATCGCCCTGGGCCACGACGGGCTGGCACGAGGGATTCACGAAGCTGCCAAAGCCTTAGGCAAGCGCCAGGCCCACCTCTGTGTGCTGGCATCCAACTGTGATAAGCCCACGTACACCAAGTTGGTGGAATCCCTCTGTGCTGAGCACCAGATCAACCTGATTAAGGTTGATGACCACAAGAAACTCGGGGAATGGGTAGGCCTCTGCAAAATTGATCGGAAGGGGAAACCCCGGAAAGTAATAGGTTGCAGCTGTGTGGTGGTTAAGAGCTATGGCAAAGAGTCTCAGGCTAAAGATGCCATCGAAGAGTACTTCAAATGCAAGGCATGA